A window of Bacteroidales bacterium genomic DNA:
TCCAAACCTGGGCATGGTTCAGACGATTGCCTGTTGGATAAACCCGTTGCTCCATAAAATATTCCCAGCGCTTAAATTGTTTCCATCCACTACCTTTCCCTGTAAACCGATCTTTGAAGTATTCATTAAAAGCCTTCTGAACCACATAAAAATTAACCGAGTGGTCTTTCATCATACCAATCCAATAGGGGTATTCCGATAAACCAGTTTTTGGAGTTTGATGTTGGCTGCTTTGATTTGTCTGAGCCTGGAGGTTGGTTGTAAAAGCAATTAATAAAAATACCAAAATGAGTAATTCTTTCTTTGTCATAGTTAAGTTCTTTAAATCAGAGAGTTACTTTATAGTCGAAAAATGATCTGGTAAAATATTCAATAAAAATAAACAGTCAGCAATCGGGCGTATAAATGAGACATACTTGATGTAATCTTATTTTTTACCAAATGCTTCTTCGAGAATAAATGCGGCGAGTGATCTGCCGGCATTGGCATAAGCCTCCTGGATCCTGGTTCCTGTATCGTAATCCAAATCAAAGATCCCGCTGCCAGGTGAATTAGTGATCGTAACTTTTGCCATTTCGGCATTCGATTCGTCGAAAAAAGTCACTTCAGCATTGATTGACGCATTCTTGCTTGTCATATAAATATTGAATCCCGGTTCGGTGAATGTAGTATGGACCACCATCCTGTATTTGCCGCCTGCATTTGGGTCTATTTTGAAATTCACCGCTAAGATGTTACAAAAGTTATTGAAGGCATCCTGGAACCTGGGCTGGAACTTTGCTCCCCTGTCGTTAACCCAGTCTTGTTGCCACTGGTCGCCTTTTCCGGGTTCCTTTTTATTATATTCTTCCACTTTCTTCTTCAGATAGTCTGCTTCTTTGTATTTACCCACCATCATGTTGTCATAGGTATATTCCACCCGGACCTCAGAAAGAGTGCCGAGAGAGGCTACTGAGCCGGATTTGAGGGCGATTTTCTGGGCATGGGATACCGTGGAGAGGCTCAGCACCAAGCCTGCAATGATCAGGAAAGAAATATTTTTCGTTTTAATTTAATTAAGTTAGTAAATCTGGATTTCGAAAGCAAAATTATAAATAAACTGTGAGTTCTTTAAGGTAAAAATCTCAAGGCATTCAAAAATGTCGAACAAATTCCCCCACTTAACACTCAAAACTCAAAACTTAAAACTCCCTTTTCATGGACGATGGACGAAGTGATGGTCGATTGTCGATTATAATACGAAAATATTATAATAATTTCTGATTATATTCTTCTAATTGTGTATCTTTGGGATCAAATCAAGCATATGATCAACAGAATTATCATTCAAAGAATCAAAGAAGTCCTGTTCAAAGGAAAAATAATTATGCTCTTTGGTCCGCGTCAATCCGGGAAAACGACAGTGCTGGAAATGTTGGCCCGGGAGATCCGGGAAAAAGTTCTAATCCTGGACTGTGATGAACCTGACATCAGAAAAGAACTGACAGATGTTACATCAACACAATTGATGCACAGGTTCGGCGATGCCCGGGTAGTCATGATCGACGAAGCCCAACGGATCAAAAATATAGGAATCACCCTTAAGCTTATTCATGATAAAATTAAAGCTGTTCAGTTGATTGTTACGGGATCTTCATCCCTCGAATTGACCAACTGACAGTCAGGCGTTACATTGATCTTTTGGAGAAGGCATTTGTCGTCTTCAGGCTAAGGTCATTCAGCAGGAATGTGAGGAATGAGATCAGGAAATCCCGAAAGATTTATTTTTATGATAACGGGATCCGAAATGCACTGATTTCAAATTTCAGCCAGATCAATCTAAGAACAGATAAAGGAGCGCTTTGGGAAAATTTCCTGGTTGGGGAAAGGTTCAAATTACTGAACAATCTTCAGATTGATGCCAAAAGATATTTTTGGAGAACTGCGCAACAGCAGGAGATTGATTACATTGAAGAAAGTGATGGAAAAATATCAGCTTATGAGTTTAAATGGGCTGATAAAATAAAGAATAAGATACCAACTACTTTTTTAAATGCTTACCCTGATTCGATTACCTCATTTGTTAGCAGTTCAAATTACATGGATTTTGTGAATGAGCATTCCTGGATTCTGACATGTTGATACCCGCCGCCAGGGCAAGTTTATAAGCCAGAAATTCCCATTTGGCTTTATCGATCGTATCGTTCTTCGATGGAAATTTTGCGATCCAGAGTTGACCTTTTTTATCAATTATATTAGCTTTTGGCCTTGCACCACCCAATGATGATCCCGGTGCCATTAGCATAATCAGCCATTCATTTAGTTCTTTCGTGTCCTTATCAGACTCTACAAGGTCTGCAATATGCTGTAATTCTCCAACCGATGTCCATGGTGGAACATGGGAGCGGCTATCATCATCAAGAAATGGTCCGTTCGGGTCAAGTTTAAAGCGCAACGCCCCCATCCTGCATGTATCTGCAACTCGCAAAAGAAAGTCTGTGTCATGCAAAACAGGTGCAATTCTTCCTTCAGTCTTTGCTATCTGGGCGGCTCTTCTCTTCATCAGTGTCATTCCCCAGGTATCCGGCATCGAATCGAAAAATATTCCGAAATTATCTTTTGCTGCCGGAAACTGAGGGCCTGGATACAGGCCAATGTCAGGATCCAGAAGAAAAAGATTACTTTCTTTCAGCCATTGTTTATCATATTCAAAGCTGAAAGATTTTCGGCCTTTTGCCTGGTGGGCTGACAAAATTCCGATCAGCACCGGTACCGGCATCCCAAACCAGTGGGCGTAAACAAAAATGTCTGTTTTATTGATTGACATAATTACTTTTTACCGAGGAGTTTAATATCCTGAAGCTTTTTACCCAATTCATCATCTGCAGCCAGTTTTAGAAAATCATCCTGCAGGCCAAGTACCCGCAGAACATTGAAGACTGCACCCAGGGACGGACGGGCCTCGTTGCCGCAACGCGACTGAACCTGGCGTTACCCGACTAAGTCGGGTTCCCCTCACAAGTTCGGGGACCGCACCAGCTTATGTCGCTTTTGCGGCAACTGTGTTTAATAATAAATTTCAACACTAGTTGTGGTGGAGCGACCTGGGGGAGCGGACTGAGGAGCGAAGCGACGAGGGAGCTCTCCAGTCGCGGAACCACAACGAAAAAATAAATAGGTCAGTTAAATTAAGAAGGAAATTCCAGCAATCTCTAATGCTATTAACTAATTAGATCTGCAACCGGTATCATAAGGAATTCCTCAAATGGTATTCCTTCTCTTCCAACAAGAAGAACCTTGCCTGGATTAAATCGCTTCGTGAATTCTGGAATACCTGAAGAGGACTTATTGCGGCCGCTTTTCACTACAATCCCGAAAGTTTTGTCCCCTTTCTGCAGGACAAAATCAACTTCGTGATTGCCTTCCCGCCAGTAATAAAGGTTTATTTGTTCCGTCAATG
This region includes:
- a CDS encoding HipA domain-containing protein, with product MSINKTDIFVYAHWFGMPVPVLIGILSAHQAKGRKSFSFEYDKQWLKESNLFLLDPDIGLYPGPQFPAAKDNFGIFFDSMPDTWGMTLMKRRAAQIAKTEGRIAPVLHDTDFLLRVADTCRMGALRFKLDPNGPFLDDDSRSHVPPWTSVGELQHIADLVESDKDTKELNEWLIMLMAPGSSLGGARPKANIIDKKGQLWIAKFPSKNDTIDKAKWEFLAYKLALAAGINMSESRNAHSQNPCNLNC